In Acinonyx jubatus isolate Ajub_Pintada_27869175 chromosome B3, VMU_Ajub_asm_v1.0, whole genome shotgun sequence, a genomic segment contains:
- the LOC113601366 gene encoding 60S ribosomal protein L38-like codes for MARVPAATLSPEDEVSLGHCLPHARKAEEIKDFLLTAGRKDTNSVKIKKNKDNVKFKARCSRYLYTLVITDKEKAEKLKQSLPPGMAVKELK; via the exons ATGGCCAGAGTTCCAGCAGCCACACTGAGCCCCGAGGACGAAG TGTCTCTTGGGCACTGCCTGCCACACGCTCGCAAAGCTGAAGAAATCAAGGACTTTCTGCTCACGGCCGGGCGAAAGGACACCAACTCCGTCAAGATcaagaaaaataaggataatgtgAAGTTTAAAGCCCGATGCAGCAGATACCTTTACACTTTGGTCATCACagacaaagagaaggcagagaaactgaagcagTCCCTGCCCCCAGGTATGGCAGTAAAGGAGCTGAAATGA